A genomic window from Brevibacillus agri includes:
- a CDS encoding IS3 family transposase — protein sequence MSASWKQPTITEKTKPPKNLAFITEEDHGQPVSDEQIKEWLSELIADEESAYGYRKLTVCLRRDHQLVINKKKVYRLLIEEEL from the coding sequence ATTACCGAAAAAACAAAGCCTCCCAAAAACCTCGCGTTTATCACGGAGGAAGACCACGGACAACCTGTCAGTGACGAACAAATCAAAGAATGGCTATCCGAGCTGATTGCCGATGAAGAATCTGCTTATGGATATCGAAAGCTTACTGTCTGCCTACGGCGAGACCACCAACTGGTCATCAACAAGAAAAAGGTTTACCGCTTGCTGATAGAAGAAGAACTCTGA
- a CDS encoding IS3 family transposase (programmed frameshift), whose protein sequence is MTKKYDREFKLQTVRLIQEEGKSVAQVAREMGLHENTIYRWVAEFKQDGNQAFPGSGQLKPEDKALRDLQKRIRDLEEENEILKKGDALLRKRPALIYPFIHDHRSKLRVAKMCDVFQVSRSGYYDWTRRKKNDRAKRREKLEQQIRRVFLDSRRLYGSKKVLEALKKEGVQVSEKTVARTMKRLGLKSRTVKEYKATTNSKHHLPVAENVLNQTFTANAPGKVWMTDITYIPTDEGWLYLASVMDLYTRKIVGFHMGERMTKELVIAALDQAYNRQRPAPGLLHHSDRGSQYASTEYQKRLEKYQMIGSMSRKGNCYDNACIESFHSVLKKELVYLEKFKTREQAKRAIFEYITCFYNGKRIHWVLHAQSIRTYVPMCGVILSILCVQSIDSGSQQMTGV, encoded by the exons ATGACGAAAAAGTACGACAGGGAATTCAAACTTCAAACCGTACGACTCATCCAAGAAGAAGGGAAATCGGTGGCGCAGGTAGCCCGGGAAATGGGGCTTCATGAAAATACCATCTACCGGTGGGTCGCTGAATTCAAGCAAGACGGCAATCAAGCCTTTCCAGGCAGTGGACAACTGAAGCCGGAAGACAAAGCCCTACGCGACCTTCAAAAGCGAATTCGTGATCTGGAAGAGGAGAACGAAATCTTAAAAAAGG GCGATGCACTACTTCGCAAAAGACCGGCGCTGATCTACCCTTTCATCCACGATCACCGCTCCAAGCTCCGAGTCGCGAAGATGTGCGATGTGTTTCAAGTTTCTCGAAGCGGTTATTACGATTGGACCCGGCGTAAGAAGAACGATCGGGCGAAGCGTCGAGAAAAGCTGGAGCAACAAATCCGGCGGGTCTTCCTGGATTCGAGACGTTTGTACGGCAGTAAGAAGGTCTTGGAAGCACTGAAAAAGGAAGGGGTTCAGGTTTCCGAGAAAACCGTCGCTCGTACGATGAAAAGGCTCGGGCTGAAATCCCGTACGGTGAAGGAATACAAGGCGACAACGAATTCGAAGCACCATTTGCCTGTGGCCGAAAACGTGCTAAACCAAACGTTTACCGCAAACGCGCCGGGGAAGGTCTGGATGACGGATATCACTTATATCCCGACAGACGAAGGCTGGTTGTATTTAGCCAGTGTGATGGACTTGTATACGCGTAAGATCGTAGGCTTTCACATGGGGGAGCGGATGACAAAAGAACTCGTGATCGCCGCGCTAGATCAAGCCTACAACCGTCAGCGACCAGCTCCGGGGCTTTTACACCACTCTGATCGCGGCAGCCAGTATGCCTCGACTGAGTACCAGAAGCGTCTGGAGAAATACCAGATGATCGGAAGCATGAGCCGCAAAGGAAACTGTTACGATAACGCCTGCATCGAGTCTTTCCACAGCGTACTGAAGAAAGAACTCGTTTATCTGGAAAAATTCAAAACGAGAGAACAAGCGAAAAGAGCGATATTTGAGTATATCACTTGCTTTTATAATGGAAAACGCATCCATTGGGTACTTCACGCCCAATCAATACGAACATATGTACCGATGTGTGGTGTAATTCTCTCGATTTTATGTGTCCAATCTATTGACAGTGGTTCACAACAGATGACGGGCGTTTAA
- a CDS encoding AzlC family ABC transporter permease, which translates to MSQALFVKGMKQIFPVAAAGIVDGMVFGILARQAGLGVTEAMLFSLLVNAGSSQFAAVGSQGIVGWPILVSNLLLNARHLL; encoded by the coding sequence GTGTCGCAGGCGTTGTTTGTAAAAGGAATGAAACAAATTTTTCCCGTGGCCGCCGCCGGAATCGTGGACGGGATGGTGTTTGGCATACTAGCCAGGCAGGCTGGGCTGGGAGTGACGGAGGCGATGCTGTTTTCGCTGCTGGTCAATGCCGGCTCCTCGCAGTTTGCGGCGGTGGGCTCGCAGGGCATCGTCGGCTGGCCGATTCTCGTTTCGAACTTGCTGTTAAACGCCCGTCATCTGTTGTGA
- a CDS encoding PLP-dependent aminotransferase family protein: MLDISPHLVEDKEALYLQLYRYFRAEIQEGRLPSGTRLPSVRALSGFLQVSKTTVECAYHQLLAEGYIESRERSGFYVVDMEWDGPLPEHAGKKSVPTAGAVGVAAAGGRVPHAAEQPEDGQPVSIRYDFHHARVDAEHFPYERWRKYTNQCMQKENRSVLYYGDRQGEPLLREELARYLSRARGVQATPEQIVIGAGTQIMISLLGFLFGPRGQIVAMEEPGYNGVRSVFAHLGFAVCPIRLEEDGIDVEALGKSGARYVYITPSHQDPSGIVMPYAKRLKLLHWANQTGGYIIEDDYDGEFRYHGRPIPSLQGLDTHGRVIYLGTFSKALLPSIRISYMVLPQELLAIYHEQLADFDQSASRIHQETLALFMKHGDWERHIRKMRTLYRKKHDAMLHILQEQLGPYILLKGQDAGLSMTVEVASDCTALQLAQIAEAAGVRVYPTSHKWMEPQPKALPAFQFGFGGMTTEEMEAGIRLLQKVWGPYLRKR; the protein is encoded by the coding sequence ATGCTGGACATCAGTCCCCACTTGGTTGAGGACAAAGAAGCGTTGTATTTGCAGCTCTATCGGTATTTTCGCGCAGAAATCCAAGAAGGCCGGCTGCCTTCGGGAACAAGGCTGCCATCTGTGCGGGCCTTGAGCGGATTTTTGCAGGTCAGCAAAACGACCGTGGAGTGCGCCTACCATCAGCTTTTGGCAGAAGGGTACATTGAGAGCCGGGAGCGCAGCGGTTTTTATGTCGTAGATATGGAGTGGGATGGCCCGCTACCCGAACATGCGGGGAAAAAGAGCGTACCGACCGCTGGCGCGGTTGGCGTTGCCGCTGCGGGTGGGCGTGTGCCGCATGCAGCGGAGCAGCCGGAGGACGGGCAACCAGTTTCCATTCGCTACGATTTTCACCATGCCCGGGTCGATGCGGAGCACTTCCCTTACGAGCGCTGGCGCAAATACACCAACCAGTGCATGCAAAAAGAGAACCGGAGCGTGCTGTATTACGGCGACAGGCAAGGGGAGCCGCTTTTGCGAGAGGAGCTTGCCCGCTACTTGAGCCGTGCCCGCGGGGTGCAGGCGACGCCGGAGCAGATTGTCATTGGCGCGGGTACGCAGATCATGATTAGCTTGCTCGGCTTTTTGTTCGGCCCGCGCGGACAGATTGTCGCCATGGAGGAGCCCGGCTATAACGGGGTGCGTTCCGTTTTTGCCCACCTTGGCTTTGCGGTATGTCCGATTCGGCTGGAGGAGGACGGGATCGACGTGGAAGCGCTCGGGAAAAGCGGAGCGAGATATGTGTACATTACCCCGTCCCATCAGGACCCTTCGGGGATCGTCATGCCGTACGCCAAGCGGCTGAAGCTGCTGCACTGGGCGAACCAGACAGGCGGCTATATTATCGAGGACGACTACGACGGAGAGTTTCGCTATCACGGCCGACCGATTCCTTCGCTTCAAGGGCTGGACACGCACGGGCGGGTCATTTACCTCGGGACGTTTTCCAAGGCGCTGCTGCCGTCGATACGGATCAGCTACATGGTGTTGCCACAGGAGCTGCTTGCCATCTACCACGAGCAACTGGCGGATTTCGACCAGTCTGCGTCGCGGATTCATCAGGAGACATTGGCTCTGTTCATGAAACACGGCGACTGGGAGCGCCATATTCGCAAGATGCGCACGCTCTACCGCAAAAAGCACGATGCGATGCTGCACATTTTGCAGGAGCAGCTCGGGCCTTACATTTTGCTGAAAGGACAGGATGCCGGATTGTCGATGACAGTCGAGGTGGCAAGCGACTGCACGGCTTTGCAGCTTGCGCAAATCGCGGAGGCTGCGGGTGTGCGCGTCTACCCTACCTCACACAAATGGATGGAACCGCAGCCAAAAGCGCTGCCTGCTTTCCAGTTCGGCTTTGGCGGCATGACGACGGAAGAGATGGAGGCGGGCATCCGGCTTTTGCAAAAGGTGTGGGGGCCGTACTTGCGGAAGCGCTGA
- a CDS encoding ABC transporter ATP-binding protein, with translation MALLELNNVHTYYGGIHALKGLSITVNEGEVVTLIGSNGAGKSTTLKTICGQTRAKEGKVIFNGKDITQMRTHDIASAGIAHVPEGRRIFPKLTVRENLEMGAFGVSDKQVIEEGIERAFAYFPRLKERIDQKGGTMSGGEQQMLAIARGLMMKPKILMLDEPSMGLAPILVEQIFDIVTELNREGMTILLVEQNANQALSVAHRGYVIQTGEIILKDDAQTLLANPQVRDAYLA, from the coding sequence ATGGCATTGCTAGAGCTGAATAACGTTCATACCTATTACGGCGGTATCCACGCATTGAAGGGATTGAGCATTACCGTCAACGAGGGTGAGGTCGTCACCTTGATCGGCTCCAACGGGGCGGGAAAATCGACCACCCTGAAAACGATCTGCGGCCAGACCCGCGCCAAGGAAGGCAAAGTGATCTTCAACGGCAAGGATATTACCCAGATGCGCACCCACGATATTGCCAGTGCGGGAATCGCCCATGTGCCGGAAGGCCGCCGGATTTTTCCAAAGCTGACCGTGCGCGAAAACCTGGAAATGGGAGCGTTCGGCGTATCGGATAAACAGGTGATCGAGGAAGGCATCGAGCGCGCTTTTGCTTACTTCCCGCGCCTCAAGGAACGGATCGACCAAAAAGGCGGGACGATGTCCGGCGGTGAGCAGCAAATGCTGGCGATCGCGCGCGGACTGATGATGAAGCCGAAAATTCTCATGCTCGATGAGCCGTCAATGGGCTTGGCTCCGATTCTCGTCGAACAAATTTTTGACATCGTCACAGAGCTGAACAGGGAAGGCATGACGATCCTGCTGGTAGAGCAAAACGCGAACCAGGCGCTTTCAGTGGCGCACCGCGGCTACGTGATCCAGACAGGTGAAATCATTTTGAAGGACGATGCGCAGACTCTGCTGGCAAATCCACAGGTTCGGGACGCTTATCTCGCGTAA
- a CDS encoding ABC transporter ATP-binding protein: MALLEAKNLTKRFGGLVANQDVSISIDKGSITAVIGPNGAGKTTFFNMITGFYVPDEGEILLDGKSIKGLRPDQIASRGITRTFQNIRLFKEMTALENVMVGVHTRLSAGLLGILFNTKRVRVEEEKARVEAYQLLEYVGIAHIANEAAGSLPYGLQRRLEIARAMATNPQIILLDEPAAGMNPRETVEMTDFIRKLKRELDLTIILIEHDMKLVMGLSEYIHVLDYGRKIAEGTPEQIRNNPNVIEAYLGKSASEVS; encoded by the coding sequence ATGGCATTGTTGGAAGCAAAAAACTTGACGAAGCGCTTTGGCGGACTGGTAGCCAACCAGGACGTTTCGATTTCCATAGACAAGGGAAGCATTACGGCAGTCATCGGGCCGAACGGGGCCGGGAAAACGACTTTTTTCAACATGATTACCGGATTTTACGTGCCGGATGAAGGCGAAATTCTCCTGGACGGCAAAAGCATCAAAGGGTTGCGCCCCGATCAGATCGCAAGCCGCGGGATTACCCGGACGTTCCAAAATATCCGGCTGTTCAAAGAAATGACGGCGCTGGAAAACGTGATGGTCGGCGTTCACACCCGCTTGTCAGCCGGGTTGCTCGGCATTTTGTTCAACACCAAGCGCGTACGGGTCGAGGAAGAAAAGGCCCGCGTAGAAGCCTATCAGCTTCTGGAGTATGTAGGCATCGCCCATATCGCCAACGAAGCGGCGGGTAGCCTGCCATACGGATTGCAGCGTCGGCTGGAAATCGCTCGGGCGATGGCGACGAATCCGCAGATTATTTTGCTCGACGAGCCGGCGGCGGGGATGAACCCGCGCGAGACAGTCGAAATGACCGACTTTATCCGCAAGCTGAAACGCGAGCTTGACCTGACGATTATCTTGATCGAGCATGACATGAAGCTGGTCATGGGACTCAGCGAATACATTCACGTACTGGATTACGGCCGGAAAATTGCGGAGGGAACACCGGAGCAAATCCGCAACAACCCGAACGTAATTGAAGCCTACCTCGGCAAAAGTGCGTCGGAAGTGTCGTAG
- a CDS encoding branched-chain amino acid ABC transporter permease: protein MANLAWKTFKGIPLALTLVWIAGFAAALHFMDKSVIAFLGILSSIVLVYYTNTSKTIKMIVGAAVLLIIIPLVAGENRYYMEVASQVGIYVAMALGLNIVVGFAGLLDLGYVAFFAAGAYAYAIFSTSQANEFIAGNLFPLSGDWFWPFLIVGLIVAAIFGILLGLPVLRVKGDYLAIVTLGFGEIIRIIFNNLDKPINITNGPQGITPIPSPELFGIKMGTPFYFYFIVLFVIAFIVLANIRFEHSRLGRAWIAVREDELAAQSMGISLLNTKLAAFATGASFAGVVGVIFAAKQTFIDPTSFTLMESIGILVMVILGGSGSIPGVVLGAAFVTILQVQLLKEFSNFLHSLQQSGIINLPNQLDPSKFQRLIFGIMLILVALYRPNGLIPAKRKKNDLDAIKESEYGKQKLGILGKLSQLASGKQS, encoded by the coding sequence CTTCGCGGCTGCTCTGCATTTTATGGACAAATCAGTCATCGCGTTTCTCGGCATTCTCTCCTCAATCGTGCTCGTCTATTACACGAATACGTCCAAGACGATCAAGATGATTGTCGGGGCCGCTGTCCTGCTGATTATCATTCCGCTGGTCGCGGGTGAAAACCGCTACTACATGGAGGTCGCTTCGCAAGTCGGCATCTACGTGGCAATGGCGCTCGGACTGAACATCGTAGTCGGGTTCGCGGGGCTGCTCGATTTGGGCTACGTCGCCTTCTTCGCTGCTGGTGCGTATGCCTACGCGATTTTCTCGACCTCGCAGGCGAATGAATTTATCGCGGGCAACCTGTTCCCGCTCTCTGGTGACTGGTTTTGGCCGTTCCTCATCGTCGGCTTGATCGTGGCCGCGATTTTCGGGATATTGCTCGGTCTGCCGGTGCTACGGGTAAAAGGGGACTACCTCGCCATCGTTACGCTTGGTTTTGGTGAGATTATTCGGATTATTTTTAATAACCTGGACAAACCGATCAACATTACAAACGGTCCGCAAGGGATTACCCCGATTCCATCGCCGGAGCTGTTCGGCATCAAGATGGGGACGCCGTTTTACTTCTACTTTATCGTCCTGTTCGTAATCGCCTTTATCGTCCTGGCGAATATCCGCTTTGAGCATTCCCGTTTGGGCCGCGCGTGGATCGCCGTGCGCGAGGATGAGCTTGCGGCGCAGTCCATGGGGATCTCGCTGTTGAATACAAAGCTGGCCGCGTTTGCGACAGGCGCTTCCTTCGCAGGGGTGGTCGGGGTTATTTTCGCAGCCAAACAGACTTTTATCGATCCGACTTCGTTTACGCTGATGGAATCAATCGGGATTCTGGTCATGGTCATTCTCGGCGGAAGCGGAAGCATCCCGGGCGTCGTGCTTGGAGCCGCTTTTGTCACCATTTTGCAGGTGCAGCTCCTGAAAGAGTTCTCCAACTTCCTGCACAGCCTGCAGCAATCCGGCATCATCAACCTGCCAAACCAGTTGGACCCGTCCAAGTTCCAGCGGCTCATCTTCGGGATCATGCTGATTCTCGTCGCCTTGTATCGTCCAAACGGACTGATTCCGGCCAAGCGGAAAAAGAACGATCTCGACGCGATCAAAGAGAGCGAGTATGGCAAACAAAAGCTGGGGATTCTCGGCAAGCTGTCCCAATTGGCTTCTGGCAAGCAGTCATAG